The genomic window CGGGCATTTGAGCGGTCGCGTCGGCAACCGCGAGCGCTTGCATCGTGGTACCGGCCACGACCGGGTCGCAGTCGGAGGCAAACAGGGGAGTGATATCAACGGGGGAGGAAGTCATTGAGATTTGAGATTTGAGATTTGAGATTTGAGATGTTAGTACAGCCGCTCGGCCATGCCGTGGCTGTCGATTTGCCAGGGGGTCCAGACCAGTTCCACGGTTTGGGTTTTCAGATCGCTTTTGCGGGGCGCTACGACGGTGGTGTCCAGTTCCAGGTTCTGCACGTCGAATTTTTCCCCCAGGGCTTCGATTTCGGTTCGTAGTTCGTTGTCCAGATCGGCATAGTCGGCGTGCAGTTCGGCGAGTGCTTTTTCGGCGCGGGCGATGTCGCCATGCTGCTGGGCCGCTCGGGTGGCTCCGCGGACGGTGGTCGAGGTGCGGCGAGAAATCTTGTTGCCCATGAAGGCGTTGAACAGAGTGGATACAAAGGAGATGCCCGAAGACACCGAAGCCTGTTTGAATTGATCTTTTTCTCGCGAGACTCTGGCTTCGGCGGTGCGGATGCGTTTTTCCACCGCCGCCAGTTTCTTGGCATAGCGGCTGCGCAGCTTTTCGGTTTCGCGGTCGCGAGCTTCGTGGGCGGCTTGTCTAAGCGAGATCCTGGCTTCGCCTTCGCTCGTGCCAGGCGGTGCGTATTCACTCAGCAGCGGGCTTTTGTACAACGTCATGGCATGGTGCCGATAGAAATAATCTTTCAGCTGTTTCGTCCAGGTTTTGTAGTTCGCCGCGTTGCACATGTCATCCGGCAGCGGATAGAACGCAAACGCTTCGTCGGCCTGATCTTCAAATTCGATGTCGCCGCTGACCGTTTCGCTGTGTTCCCACAAATCCTCCGGCACGCCGCTGCCGCAGCGGAGCAGGCGTTGGCCGTCGACCCAGCGGTCCAGGTCGGCGCTGACGCGAATGAAATGCATGGTTCCCAAACCCAGCAAAGCGGGGCGATAGACCAATTTCGTGTCTTGTTTAATCGCCAGCGTGGGGACGATGAAACGTTCCTCGATGCCGGCGGGAACCAGCGGCCGCGAGGGTTCGAGGTTGTTGGTTGAAACGCCGGATTCCGGTTCGGCCGCGCTGTGGGCCCCCGCGGCCGCCTTGCGATCGGCCATCAGGGTGTTGATCTGGTCGCGTGCTAAGGGGCCGGCCAAATACGACATCGCCCAGCGGGTTTGAAAGACCGAGGGCCCTTGGTCGTGGACGTTGTTCATCAGGAACACGCGTTTGCCAAGCGCCGCCAGCAGCTGTTCCATTTGAGCTTTGTTGAAGGGCTGGCCGGTTTGAATCGCGGCGCCTTCCAAGCCATCAAGCACGCGAGCCTTGTCGCGTTCGGTTTGCAATCGCCCCAGGAACCAGGTGCCGATGTTCGACAAACCTTTGTAGTCCAAGTCGACCGGATTTTGGGTGGCCAGCATCACGCCCAGGCCGAAGGCGCGAGCTTGTTTCAGCAGCGTCAGCATCGGTGGTTTGGAGGGCGGTTTGGCCACAGGGGGGAAATAGCCGAATACTTCGTCCATGTAAAACAACGCCCGTAGCGAACTGGTGCCGCTCTGCGTTCGCATCCAAGCCACCAGCTCATTCAACAGAATCGTGACAAAGAACATGCGTTCGCTGTCTGACAAATGGGCGATCGAGAGGATGGTCACGCGAGGCTTGCCCTCGGGCGTGTACAGCAGCCGCTGAATCGACAATGGTTCGCCGTCCAGCCAACTGCTGAAGGCCGGCGAAGCCAGCAAGTTGTTCAGCTGCATGGCCAGTTTGCTACGATCCGAAGGCGACATGAACGAATCCAGGTCCATCACGCCAACTCGCTGCATCGGGGGCGATTGGATCAAGCCGATCAAGTCGCCCACCGAGACGTTTTTGCCCTCGCGCCAGCAGTGGTCGAAAATCGAGGACACCAAAATATGTTCGGGGGACCGCAGCGGGTCCGCGTCGATGCCCAGCAGGGTCAACAGGCCGGAGGTGGCGCCGGTCACGCGTTCCCGCATGGCATCGCTGTCGTCGAGCAATTCGGCCGGCGGAGCGTCGAAGCTGGTTAGCATCGACAGTTGCAGGCCGGTGTTGCTGCCGGGTGTGTAGATGGAAAACTCGGCCGACTGTTTGTATTTGCGAATCCGATCCGGGGTCTGCCCCCACGACGCCAAGCCTTGTTTCCAGGTCTTGGCGGTTTGTCCGGCCAATTGATCCAGCGTGACGCCCTTGCGCATCGCTTCGCCGGATTCCAACCATGGTTTGAAATCGCCGGGATCCAGATCGGGAAAGGCTAAAAGCAGGTTGGCCAGGTCGCCCTTGGGGTCCAGGCAGATGGCCGGAATGCCGTCGATCGCGGCTTCTTCGAGCAGCGACAAACACAGCCCGGTCTTGCCGCTGCCGGTCATGCCCACGCACATCGCATGGGTGCACAGGTCTTTGGAGTCGTACATCTCCAGCTCGTCCAGCAACTTACCTGCCCGCAGGTCGTATTTGCGCCCCAGGTAAAACGCGCCCAATTTCTCAAATTCGTCGACCGAGGGGATCATGGTTCTGGAGAAGCTGTGGGGAGACGTGCGGACAGCGAGCCACCCGGTGGCGCTCATCAAAATGCGTTCGTTAGGGTAACGGATTGCGGGGTACGACTGAACGGGGTGCCGCGGGGTGGCAAACTTGTCGCCTTGGGGTGCCGGCCTAATAATTGGAACGAGTTCAGACTGCACAGGGAACGATCACTCCTCGACTACTCCTCGACCGCGATTGCGAAAGGTTTGCTTTGCGTATATTCACACCGACGACGCTGGCCTGCTGGGGGGGCACCGGGCTGTTGTGGCTGATTCTGGCGGCTGATTGGGCAACGGTGTCCGCAGCGGAGCCCGCTTCTGCGGTCGTTCAGCACGATATTACGTATGCCCAAGCCGATGGGGAGTCGCTCCGCTGCGACATCTACCAGCCCGCTGACGATGGCGGCGACAGCGTGCCTGTGGTACTGATCATCCACGGCGGAGCCTGGCGCGCGGGAGACAAGTGGATGAGCGTGGCGTATGCAGAGGACTTGGCGAAACGAGGCATCGCGGCAGTGGCGATCAACTACCGCTTGGCGCCCGAGCATCCGTTTCCCGCTCAGGTCGACGACGTCCGCGAAGCCTTGATCTGGATTGCTGAGCATGCGCGGCAGTACGGCTGGGATCGACAACGCATCGGCGTGTTCGGCTATTCCGCCGGGGCTCATCTGGCTTGCATGATGGGGACCTTGGCGGACGAATCGGCGGCCACTCAGCGTGCGGCCAGCGACTGGCCGGCCAGCGATCCGCGTTGGAAAAATATTCCTTCCATCCAGGCCGTCGCCGCCGGTGGGGCGCCCTGTGAGTTCCGCACGTTGCCGAAACACAATTCGGCACTGGCTTATTTTCTGGGAGGCACGCGGGCCGAACACCCGGCGACGTATCATGCGGCTTCGCCCACCGCGCATGGTTCGGCCGGCGATGTGCCCACCCTGTTCTTCCACGGCAGCGGCGATTTGATCGTGCCATTGGCTTCGGCTCGCAGTCTGTTCGAAAAACAGTGCTCAGCCGGCGTCTGCAGCGAATTTCTGACCATCGATGGGCAAGGGCATTTGATGACCTACATCCACGAGCGCTCGCGGCGAGCGGTCATGGGGTTTATGGAGCACCATCTAGGAAGATAACACGGTCATCAGGGTGCTGATGCTGTTCAGCACAAAGTGGACGGTGATGCTGGCCCACAGCCGCCCGGTGATGCGGTAAAGGTAGCCCAGTCCCAACGCCAGGAAGAACAACGCGATCGGCGCGGCACCCTGACCGATGTGCACCAGAGCAAACAGCAGGCTGGATAAGAAAATGGGCCACCAAGGCCAAGCCGCGATTTGCTCGCTTTCGACCCAGTCGGGCTGCGGAGTGGCCGGCGTGTCGACGGGCATTGGGGAGGGCGCTGCCAAGCGTTGGAACCATCCCTGCAGGACGCCTCGAAAGAAGAACTCTTCAACCAATGGGGCCACCATGGTGGATGTGAAGGCCATTGCGCACAGCACCCAAACCGGCGGGCTCTCACGGATGATGTTTAGCACCGCGTGTTCATAGGGTACCAACTGGGCTAACGCCGCTTGGATACCAAACACCAACGGCAGCAGCATGCACGATGCGACCAACCCCAGGGCGATATCCCGCCAGCGCGGCAGCCAACCAAAACGCCGCACAATCTGGTCGTCTTGGAAAAACAACAAAGCCAACACCAACACGATGGTCAGCACGCGGGCCACGCCATCGACAGCGATCAGCAACCCCATGCGTTGAGGATTGCTGTCCGGCACCGCGGCAGTCTCGCCTTCCTGATCGTTATCCTCGGCCTCGCTTTCAACCTCTCCCTGCTGCTCCTGCTCGTCCTCCGTTCCTGTCTCTATCTCTGTCCCTGTCTCCGTCTCCGTCTCCGACACACTGCCGGGGTCCACGGTAGCGACTTCGGTAACGGATTCGCCAAGTCCCAAGTCGAATCCGGCTTGCCTCAGGGCGACTCCGGCCATGGCGGTCAACAGGATGTAGACGCCCAGGCACAGCAGGACTTCGGGGAATCCCCAGTTAGCGGGCAGTCGAGCTTCGGGCACGTACAGCGGCAGTCGATGCCATAGCCGGTGCAGCGTCCAGCCCCAGGCCACCAGCCCGCCGGCGCAGAGGCTGAGCACAAAGGCGAAGATCATCCCGACACCGATATCCGTCATCCGAGCTAACTACTGTGCCGATTGATCGGTATTCATGATGCGAGCGGCTGCGACCACATAGTCGAAACCGGAGTAAACGGTCAGGGCCACGGCTCCCCAGATGGAACCGAGCCGCAGCCATTGCAGCCAATCGGCCGGTTCGGTCTGCATCAAGCAGAGCAATACGGCACCGACGGCCACACACTGCAGGACCATTTTCCATTTGCCCAGCTGGCTGGCCGAAAAATCGCCGCCGCCGCCTTCGATCAGGCCCCGCAAGCTGGTCACCAGCAGTTCGCGGGCGACGACCACGATGGCCATCCAAGCCGCGATTCCCGACCCGGCAATTTCGACCAGGGCGATGAAGGCTCCGCAGATCACGATTTTATCGACGAAGGGATCAAAGATGCGGCCCAGCTTGGTGACTTGTCCGTATCGTCTGGCGTAGAAACCGTCGACCCAATCGGTCGAAGCGGCGACGACAAAGGCGATAAAGGCCCAGCCGTACCAGTGCATGGCGATCAACGCGATGACGGCGATCGCCAGCACCAAACGAATGGAGGTCAGTAGATTGGGGACATTCCAGGGGGAAGCCGTGGCGGTAGCGGGAGCGGTAGTCATCGGGTTGTTGTTCTCTTGCTCCATTCGATTTCACTCAGCTAGCCGGCGCGAGAGGGACGGCCACCAGGTCGTACCCCTGTGAGGCGACCAGTTCGCAGGGCACCATCTGTCCGGCAGCCAGCGGTTGGTCGGGATCTTCGGTGATATAAACCAGCCCATCGATGTCGGGCGCGTCGCTGTAGGTGCGTCCCAGCCAGACGCCCGGTTGCTCGGGCAGTGGGCTGTCGATCAATACGTCTTCGACCGAGCCGACGCGTTTTTGATTCCACTTAAAAGCGATCGGCTGCTGGATAGCCATCAGCTGTTCGCGGCGTTCGGCGGCGATTCGCGGATCGACTCGGTTAGGCAATTTGGCGGCCGGCGTGCCTTCTTCGATGGAATACGTGAATACGCCCAGGTGTTCAAACCGCTGCTGTTCGACAAATTCGGCCAGTTGAGCGAAATCGGCATCGGTCTCGCCGGGAAAGCCGGTGATAAAGGTGGTTCGCAGCACCAGGTTATCGATCTTTTCTCGCAACCGGCCGAGGATGTCGCCCATACCTTGGCGATTGACACGCCGCGCCATCCGCTTGAGCATCCCGTCGCTGCCGTGTTGCAGCGGGATGTCGATATAGGGCAGGATTTTGTCGGCCGATGCGATCGTGTCGATCAGGCGATCGTCGATGTACATCGGGTAGAAGTACATCAGGCGGATCCAGTCCAGCCCGTCGACTTTATCGAGTTGTTCCAGCAGTTCGGTCAACTGCGGTCGGCCGTACAGATCCATGCCGTAGTACGTGGTGTCTTGAGCGACGACGACCATTTCGCGAACGCCCGAATCGGCCAGCCGCCGTGCTTCCTCGACGATCGTCTCCATCGGCTTGCTGGCGTGCTTGCCACGCATTTTCGGAATCGCACAAAACGTGCACAGCCGATCGCAACCTTCGGAGATTTTAAGATAGGCAAAATGGCGAGGGGTGACGGCCACGCGGTGCGAATCGGGCAGGGCTCGCACCGGAGCTGGCCGGAACACAGTCCGCTGTTCGCTGATCCCCCCGGACAAGCGGTCGGCCACGGCGACGATTTCGTCCCGGCCAAACACGCCCACCAAAGCGTCAATGTCTGGACGTGCCGTCAGCAGATCGTCGCGTTGGCGTTCGGCCAGACAACCGGTCACGATTACGCCGCGGATTTTGCCGTCGCGTTTCAGCTCCAGCATCTCGTCGATCGCCCCCAGGGACTCCGCTCGAGCCGAATCGATGAACCCACATGTATTGATAACCACAAAATCGGCACCCTCGGTGTCGGCGATCATGCGGTAGCCGTCCTGGTTCAGGTGACCGAGCATTTGTTCGGTGTCGACCAGGTTTTTGGGGCATCCCAAACTAATCACCGCATAGTTGCCACGCGCACCATCGGTGGCATCTTGAGGAGCGGGGCTGGGAGCCTGCGTGTCGGTGACAATCGGTAGCTGCATCGGAAGGCATGGCCTGGGAGGATGGATTGGGAATCTTAAAAGGTAACCGAGAGCCGCGAAATCAGCTAGGCTCCACTTTTCCGCCCCTCTCTCGCGCCTCTGTCCCAGAGCCCGACGCGCTGCCGAGCGCGCGCCGTATTTTCCGGCCGCAGCCTTGTTTCGGTCTTCTTCCCGCAGGCCCGGGCCGCTATTTTTCGCTAATATGTCGTCCCCAGCAACGAATTCCATACGTTTTCGGGTCCCTCGCTCATGACCAGCTCCACCGCCGCACAACGTGTCCAAGATCTGCGGGAACAAATCCGCACCCACGACCGGCTGTATTACGTCGAGGCCCAGCCGCAGATCACGGACCTGGAATACGACCGTTTGCTGGCCGAATTGAAGCAGTTGGAGACCGAGCACCCGGAATTGGCTAGCCCCGACAGCCCGACTCGCCGCGTTGGCGACGCTCCGGTCCCCCATTTGGAGCAGGTCGCCCACCGACTACCGATGCTGTCGATCGACAACACCTACAGCCTGGAAGAGCTGGCGGCGTATTTTGAACGAGCGGCGAAACTGCTGCCCGACGAGACGATCGAGTGGGTGATGGAGTACAAAATCGATGGCGTGGCAGCCTCGATTATCTATGAAGACGGTTTGCTGGTGCGGGCCCTCACCCGCGGCAACGGCAAGGTCGGCGACGACATCACGCACAATATCCGCACCGTCGGCGGGGTCCCGCTGCGGCTCAGCGGGGACCAAGTGCCGACTGTGCTGGAAGTCCGCGGCGAGGTCTACATGACCAACGACGACCTGGTGGAATTAAATCTGCGGCAAGCCGCGGCCGGATTGCCGGCCTACAAAAACACTCGCAACGTTACCGCCGGAACGATCCGGCTGCTCGATTCGCGAATCGCGGCCGAGCGGCGGTTGCGATTTTTCTGCCACGGGGTCGGTTATGCCGAAGGGTTGCAGGCCACCGACCACGTCAGCTTCTTGCACGAGGTCGGACTGCTGGGCTTGCCGCCGACGCCCAACGTGCGACGCCTGGCAAACTCCGCCGAAGCGATGCAGGCTGCGCAGTCGTTGGAAGAAGACATGCCGACGATCGATTTCGAAGTCGACGGCATCGTGTTTAAGGTGAACAACTTTGTCCAACGCGAAGCCCTGGGCAGCACTTCCAAAAGTCCCCGCTGGTTGATCGCTTACAAACGCGAACGTTACGAAGCGACCACGGTGCTGGAACGGATCGAAGTTCAAGTCGGCAAGACGGGCGCGATCACTCCGGTCGCGTATCTGCAACCGGTCGACATCGCCGATACAACGGTCAGTCGCGCCTCGTTGCACAACGCCGACGAAATCGAGCGGCTGGACGTCCGCGAGGGCGATACGGTGGTCGTCGAAAAAGCCGGCAAGATCATCCCCAAGGTGGTTCGCGTGGAAAAACATCTGCGCGATCAGCCGCTGCAGCCCTTTGTGTTTCCCACTGCATGTCCCGAATGCAACACCACGCTGCAGCGCGATGAAGGCGGCGTTGCGATCCGCTGTCCCAACCCTTCCTGTCCCGCTCAATTGCGGCAACGCATCGCGTTTTTTGCCAGCCGCACCGGCATGGACATCGACGGCTTGGGCGAAAAACTGATCGACCAATTGGTCAGCAAAGGCATCGTGCGGCATTATCACGATCTGTACGGGATGCAGGCCGAAGAATTCATCGCGCATTTGGATAAGGTCAAAACCCGTAAGGCCAGCAGTCTGGTCAACGCCATCGAAGCCACTCGCGACCGGGGCTTGGCCCGCGTACTGACGGCCGTGGCGATTCGTCACGTCGGTCCCCGCGCGGCCTATCGTTTGACCCAGGCCTATCCCAGTTTGGAAGCGCTCCGCGAAGCGAGTGAAGAACAGTTGGCCGCCATCGATGAGGTCGGCCCGGTGATCGCCAAGAGTGTCCGCGACTACTTACACAGCGATTACGGTCGCGCCACGTTGGATGGCTTGCAGCAAGCCGGCGTGCGGATGACCGAAGAGGTTGCCGACACCAGTGATCTTCCGCTGCAAGGCAAAACGTTCGTGGTTACCGGCACGCTGCAGCGTTACAAACGGGACGAGATCAAACAGCGAATCGAAGCTTTGGGCGGACGGGCATCGGGCAGTGTCAGCAGCAATACCGACTATCTAATCGCCGGCGCCAAAGCCGGCAGCAAAAAAGCCAAAGCCGAAAAGCTGAACGTGCCCGTGATCGACGAAGATCAATTCGACGAACTCTGCCAGTAGGCAAGGTCGTTGTTCGCTCCGCCATGGTCGTTGTTCGCTCCGCGAACAGAATGTTCAGATGGTCGTTGTTCGCTCCGCGAACAGAATGTTTAAGACGTTGCGTTCGCGGAGCGAACGACGACCATGGACCTAGCGTTTCAAATGCTTGTCCAGAAACTCGAAGGTGCCGACTCCGTGGATCATGTGCGGTCCGACGAACGTTTCCAGTTCACAACGTTCGGGGATGCCCAACCGAGCCGCATAGAGATGCCGGACTTTGGCGAATTCATAGGCTACGTCCTGGTCCGAGCCGACGCCGTCAAAATGGCCTCGTTCGACCATAAACGGTCGCGGAGCGATCAACGCCGCCATTTCGGCGTAATTAAATGTGCTGCCCAGATCGAATTCGAAAATCTCATATTCGCCGGTCCAGACGTAACTGTACGGCGCTCGAGTGGATGCATTCTTGCCGACCCATTCGTTAAAGTCCGCCGAACAAATCGACAAACAATAATCGGGCACCAAGGGCGGGATCCGCATGGCGCTTTTGCCACCATATGACAACCCGTAAAAACCGATCCGCTGTGGGTCGACAAAGGGCAGCGTTTGCAGCCAATCGACGATCTGCTGGTGCTGGGGCACGATGATCGAAAACAGCGTTTTTTGGATCGGATTGGCTTTCCGCTGCAGCGTGCGAAAGTTGTGTTTGCCGATATACAGATTCTGCGGAGCAAACGTGATATAACCGCGCTCAGCCAGCTTGGCGGCAAAGTCGTGATACGCTCGATGATCGCCGGCGACAACATCTTGCGGTCGTCCTTCCAGGCCGTGTTGGCAGACCACCACCGGCCGCTTTTCGCCGGGCTTCAGGTCTTTGGGGATGCATAAAATTCCGTAAGCAAACACGTCCGGAAAAACATCCAGCATGACTTCGTAACCGGTCCACTTGTCCTCGTCGTAGGTCTTGCGAGATCGGGCGTTGAAGGGCAATGGTTGCAGGTCAAAGCGGCCTACAACTTCGTCACGGAAGTGCTCACGGAAGCGCTCCACGGACTCTTGGTACGCGGCCGTGGAGGACGTATCCAGTTTGTTGGAACCATCCGATTTGTCGCGGGAGGCGAGACCGATGTTCATAAATTCTTGCCGCACGTAGGGACTTTCGCTCAGCAACCACTGGTTGTGCTGGTCGATCTCCGTGACTTGCCGCGTTTGTCGTTGTTGCGTGTCCACACCCGCTCCGGTGGCTTGCACATCGTCATGGTTGGGAACCGCATCGAGCTTCAGCAGTTGTTGCAGCGTCGCTTCGGAAAGCAGAGCCCCGGTATCGGGATCGCTGGTCGTTACGGTTAGCGCTTGAAACGAGTCGTTGAGCACGATCTGGCGGACTCGTTTGATTTCGTGGCGGACGTCGCTTTCGGCCGGTGTGGCAAGCTCGCCGGGAGCGGCGGCGTTAGAAGAAATTTGGACGTCGGGGTGTTGCCCAATATGGATGATCAAATGGCGAGGCTGCATCATCGCCGCCAGTTCGGCATCCCCAAAGGCTTCGAGCAAGCCGAATACGTTTCGCGAAATCGGTTGTTGCCAGATGGTTTCACGCGGGGCAAAGTAGCCGCTGACGCAGGCCGTCTCGATGCGCGTGTCCAGTGCGGCGGCATATAACGCCAGCATCCCGCCTTCGCCGTATCCCATCACGGCCGTTGGGAGCGGCGTTGCGTTTTCACTTTCATTTTCGTTCGCGTCTTGCTCAAACCAGTCCACTCCCGCCAGGATCTTCTGCACTTCGTAGCCGATCAGATGATGCCCCAGTTCGAAGCCGCTGCGGTACAGGTATTCGCGATTGGTCAGGTCCGCTCGACCACCGCGACGATGCACGTCGCGGCTGATCAGCGTGGGCACCAAGACGCGGCAACCGGCTTCGGCCAGCCGACGAGCGAATTGGCTGGGGCTGGCGACGCCGTCTTGCAAGCCACACAGCATCTCCGGCGTTTGATCGGCGTCGGGGATCGCGATCACGTTGGCGATCGGGCGTCCGTCGGGGACCAGCAGCAAACCCTCGCCGTGGACGTTCCGAACGACCGGCCAACGCACGGCCAAGATTTTGTAGCCCGTGCCTTTGCCGACGACATGGGATCGCGACGTGGTAGCCAGCAGTTCGAGGCCTTCAAAAGGTATCCGGGCATCGCGCACGCCCAAGATGTGTGCTAGTCGCTTGCGATTCGGTTCGATGGAACGGTTGTAGGCATCGGGCGAAGAAAAATCACGGTGCCAATGTTCCTCGCGCTGTCCGGCCGCGCGCTGGATCTCGCGAAGCAGGAATTGGTCGGCGCCGGCAACCATCTGGGCCGCGATGTCGCCTTCGACGGAAAGCGGTTGCGTGCCCGGCAATTGTTCGGCCCGCAGCCCCGAGGCCGTCAACAGCAAACACGCTGCAACAACCATCCCTACCGGAACCAAATTTCGCCTCCGAACTTTCCGGACTTTGGATATGGAGGGGAATCCGAATCGATACCACATAACAGATCGCTCCGAGAGGAAGGCGGGGGAGGGGCGTAGGGCTGGGCTTTAAAGGTTAACCGCTGTGGAGGCGGTGCGGTGGTGAGGGAGGCGAGTTTTTAGACTATTGTATAGGGCTGCTCTTTTGTCTTTGCCCTAAACCGTGATCGCGATGCGGATTCGATGCCCGGAGTGCCAGCATGCCTTTCGCCTGACACAGGTCAAGCCGGGGCGGTATCGACCGCGCTGCAGTCAGTGTGGCAAGCCGTTTCTGCTGAATCTGTCGGCGGATCAGCCTCCGCGGGTCGAAATCACTCGGCTGCCCGACGACGCTTCGCCGGAAGCGACCGTCAACGCCAACGCCGCGTTGGCCGCTCAGCGGCTTGCCCAGCAGCGGGCCGCTGCCCAGCCCGAGCAGGCCCATTCGGAACAGGCACCACCGCATCCTTCACCACCGAATCCGGCCCCATCCGCCGATGGTTCGGCCGCGGATGCTTCGCTGCCGCTGCAGTTGGGTGGTTACCGCATCGTGCGGATGATCGGACGTGGGGCGATGGGAGCGGTCTATGAAGCGCGGCAGTTGTCGCTCGACCGCACCGTGGCGCTAAAAACGATCCTGACCCGGTGGGCCGACGAACCGGCTTCCCTGGCTCGCTTTACCCGCGAAGCCTACGCGGCGGCTCAGTTGACGCATCACAACGTCGTACAGATTTATGATTTTGGCAGCGAAGCGGGGAAGCATTACTTTTCGATGGAGTGGGTGCGGGGCGGGTCGCTGTCGGAGACGGTCCGCAAACAGGGGGCGTTGGAACCGCGTGTGGCGGCAGGCTATATCTTGCAGGCCGCTCGCGGTTTGCAGTTCGCGCATCGCAACGGGATGATTCATCGCGACGTTAAACCCGCCAATCTGCTGTTAAGCGAAGACGGGGTAGTCAAGGTCGCGGACCTGGGGCTGGTTAAGCTGCCCGATCAGAGCGATGCGGGTTTCGACAGCGAGGGCTCGATCGCGGCCAGCGGCTTCAGCGGCAGCATGACCGAAGTCACCCTGGCCGGCAGCACGGTGGGAACGCCGGCGTATATGCCTCCCGAACAGGCGCTCGATGCCGCCTCGGTCGATCATCGGGCCGACATCTATTCGTTGGGCTGCTCGCTATACCATCTGCTGGCCGGCAAACCACCGT from Roseimaritima ulvae includes these protein-coding regions:
- a CDS encoding alpha/beta hydrolase family protein, with protein sequence MVVAACLLLTASGLRAEQLPGTQPLSVEGDIAAQMVAGADQFLLREIQRAAGQREEHWHRDFSSPDAYNRSIEPNRKRLAHILGVRDARIPFEGLELLATTSRSHVVGKGTGYKILAVRWPVVRNVHGEGLLLVPDGRPIANVIAIPDADQTPEMLCGLQDGVASPSQFARRLAEAGCRVLVPTLISRDVHRRGGRADLTNREYLYRSGFELGHHLIGYEVQKILAGVDWFEQDANENESENATPLPTAVMGYGEGGMLALYAAALDTRIETACVSGYFAPRETIWQQPISRNVFGLLEAFGDAELAAMMQPRHLIIHIGQHPDVQISSNAAAPGELATPAESDVRHEIKRVRQIVLNDSFQALTVTTSDPDTGALLSEATLQQLLKLDAVPNHDDVQATGAGVDTQQRQTRQVTEIDQHNQWLLSESPYVRQEFMNIGLASRDKSDGSNKLDTSSTAAYQESVERFREHFRDEVVGRFDLQPLPFNARSRKTYDEDKWTGYEVMLDVFPDVFAYGILCIPKDLKPGEKRPVVVCQHGLEGRPQDVVAGDHRAYHDFAAKLAERGYITFAPQNLYIGKHNFRTLQRKANPIQKTLFSIIVPQHQQIVDWLQTLPFVDPQRIGFYGLSYGGKSAMRIPPLVPDYCLSICSADFNEWVGKNASTRAPYSYVWTGEYEIFEFDLGSTFNYAEMAALIAPRPFMVERGHFDGVGSDQDVAYEFAKVRHLYAARLGIPERCELETFVGPHMIHGVGTFEFLDKHLKR